Proteins found in one Paenibacillus borealis genomic segment:
- a CDS encoding alpha/beta fold hydrolase: protein MTIQYSYAQVKGLNVFYREAGSRENPTLLLLHGFPSSSHMYRNLIRELEGDYHIVAPDYPGFGNSDQPSTSEFTYTFDNLAVLINAFVEQLNLNQYILYVHDYGAPVGFRLARMHPERVQAIISQNGNAYEEGIGESWAPMRAFWNDPENPASLEGMLNLLTPELTKYQYVNGTRNPEAISPDNWNMDQITLDRPGNQDIQLALSYDYQNNLKKYPVWQEYFRNYQPPLLAAWGKNDFFFGPEGALAFQKDLKDAEVHLLNTGHFPLEEDLELSVSLIRSFLTKRLS from the coding sequence ATGACCATACAATACAGCTATGCACAAGTTAAAGGTTTGAATGTTTTTTACCGGGAGGCAGGAAGCAGGGAGAATCCAACCCTACTTCTGTTGCATGGATTTCCTTCGTCATCGCACATGTACAGGAACCTTATTCGTGAACTCGAAGGCGATTACCATATCGTAGCTCCGGATTATCCCGGTTTCGGGAACAGCGATCAGCCGTCAACTTCAGAATTCACGTATACCTTCGACAATCTTGCCGTGCTGATTAATGCATTCGTTGAACAATTGAACCTGAATCAATATATCCTTTATGTTCATGATTACGGTGCTCCGGTAGGCTTCCGTTTAGCCCGTATGCATCCCGAACGGGTTCAAGCCATTATTTCACAGAACGGAAATGCTTATGAAGAAGGAATCGGAGAGTCGTGGGCACCGATGCGTGCCTTTTGGAATGATCCCGAGAATCCGGCCAGTCTTGAAGGTATGCTTAATCTGCTGACACCGGAACTGACGAAGTATCAATATGTGAATGGAACCCGTAATCCTGAGGCCATAAGCCCTGATAACTGGAACATGGACCAAATTACCCTTGACCGTCCGGGCAATCAAGACATTCAACTGGCTCTCTCCTACGATTATCAGAACAATTTGAAAAAATATCCGGTCTGGCAGGAGTACTTCCGGAACTACCAGCCACCGTTGCTGGCGGCATGGGGCAAGAACGACTTTTTCTTTGGACCGGAGGGAGCCCTAGCCTTTCAAAAGGATTTAAAAGATGCGGAGGTTCATTTACTCAATACGGGGCATTTCCCGCTCGAAGAAGATTTGGAACTCAGTGTAAGTCTTATCCGCAGTTTCCTTACGAAACGTTTATCATAA
- a CDS encoding RCC1 domain-containing protein, which translates to MNVVERLPSIAAGYRHTVLLRPDGAVLAVGGNKYGQCDVIGWQDMVAIAAANAHTGNSHTLGLRADGTVVAVGWNKYNQCDVSGWQDIVSVAAGWRRSAGIQSDGTVVAVGRNNEGQCNVSGWQDIIAVAAGDWHTAGLKRDGTVTITGNNRYGQSNVSSWRDIVAVAAGYLHTIGLRADGTVVAAGRNHEGQCNVNNWQDIVAIAAGSHHTIGLRADGSVEVQGWNKHGECNISDWRGIVAVAAGCAHSVGLKSDGTVVAAGNNTYGQCEVSSWPFGQLEGY; encoded by the coding sequence ATGAATGTTGTGGAACGTCTGCCTTCCATAGCAGCTGGTTACCGTCATACTGTCCTGCTTAGGCCGGATGGGGCGGTATTGGCTGTGGGCGGCAATAAATATGGTCAATGTGACGTAATCGGCTGGCAGGATATGGTGGCAATTGCTGCAGCTAATGCCCATACGGGGAATTCACATACCCTCGGACTCAGAGCGGACGGTACGGTGGTGGCAGTCGGATGGAATAAGTATAATCAATGCGATGTAAGCGGTTGGCAGGATATCGTGTCAGTGGCTGCGGGCTGGCGCCGATCGGCCGGGATTCAATCGGATGGCACAGTGGTGGCTGTGGGCAGGAATAATGAAGGGCAGTGCAATGTAAGCGGCTGGCAGGATATCATAGCAGTTGCAGCTGGCGACTGGCATACCGCCGGACTTAAACGGGACGGCACGGTGACAATTACGGGTAATAACCGGTATGGCCAATCCAATGTAAGCAGCTGGCGCGATATAGTGGCGGTTGCGGCAGGTTATCTTCATACCATCGGACTTCGAGCGGATGGCACGGTAGTCGCAGCAGGCCGGAATCATGAAGGCCAATGTAATGTAAACAACTGGCAGGACATAGTGGCGATAGCAGCCGGGAGTCATCATACTATAGGGCTGAGGGCAGACGGTTCAGTGGAAGTTCAAGGCTGGAATAAACACGGCGAATGCAATATAAGTGACTGGCGTGGTATCGTGGCGGTTGCAGCAGGCTGTGCTCACAGTGTCGGGCTTAAGTCGGATGGCACAGTGGTGGCGGCCGGTAATAATACATATGGGCAATGTGAGGTGAGCAGCTGGCCTTTCGGACAGCTGGAGGGCTATTGA
- a CDS encoding TetR/AcrR family transcriptional regulator, whose product MANKSKKEHILTVASDLFNKQGIRATGVDQVVSESNIAKMTLYNHFRSKDELVLAYLMKYDDQWRKRFEDSVNKTAKTPRDKLLAVFDMLGEWFAEPEFNGCVYIKTASEFMDHSHPYYEAARNYKSFMKKYIDSVIHECHSSDPEALSSGLSLLVEGAITSAMLQTDPKPAEHARDTARVIIDYYLQSK is encoded by the coding sequence GTGGCTAATAAAAGTAAAAAAGAACATATCCTAACTGTCGCCTCCGACTTATTTAACAAACAGGGAATCCGGGCTACCGGTGTAGACCAGGTTGTCTCTGAATCGAACATAGCCAAAATGACGCTCTACAATCATTTCCGTTCCAAGGATGAGCTTGTGCTTGCTTATCTCATGAAGTACGATGACCAATGGAGAAAACGGTTCGAAGACTCTGTCAACAAGACCGCAAAAACGCCCAGGGATAAATTATTAGCTGTATTCGATATGCTCGGAGAATGGTTCGCGGAACCGGAATTTAATGGCTGCGTGTATATTAAGACTGCATCGGAATTCATGGATCACTCCCATCCTTATTATGAAGCAGCCCGTAATTACAAATCTTTTATGAAAAAATACATTGATTCCGTCATCCATGAATGCCATTCGTCGGATCCGGAAGCCCTGTCCAGTGGTCTGTCTCTATTAGTGGAAGGCGCCATTACTTCAGCTATGCTGCAGACCGATCCCAAGCCTGCTGAGCATGCCCGGGATACCGCCAGGGTGATCATTGATTACTATCTGCAAAGCAAATAA